In Aspergillus luchuensis IFO 4308 DNA, chromosome 1, nearly complete sequence, the following are encoded in one genomic region:
- a CDS encoding uncharacterized protein (COG:S;~EggNog:ENOG410PH44;~InterPro:IPR029063,IPR016461,IPR036390,IPR036388;~go_function: GO:0008168 - methyltransferase activity [Evidence IEA]), giving the protein MEALTQEVRRLVEAGDEKTRKDVLDALHKLSVSIESPDDTVQRLTFYNMQLAGIRIGIDLKLFELLLEGPLTVDELSQKTGANQVFLARILRYLASYYAVEEVSKDTFTASNISRTFAVSGHQAAVGHMWNNCGQIIQILPSWLKENNYPDIQDNVKTPFQKALNTDVPAFIYMQQNPEALGYFVEHMMSNRAGMPTFLDAYPVLEKATGLSPERALFVDIGGGLGHQAIGFRQRYPQLEGRVIVQDLSQTLAHAIDFPGVEKQTYDFFTPQVVKGTVYSLSQLPF; this is encoded by the exons ATGGAAGCACTTACCCAAGAAGTTCGCAGACTGGTCGAAGCTGGTGATGAGAAAACTCGCAAAGATGTCTTGGATGCCCTGCATAAGCTGAGTGTCTCAATTGAGTCTCCGGACGACACTGTGCAACGACTTACATTCTAT AACATGCAACTGGCCGGGATTCGTATCGGTATTGACCTGAAGCTCTTCGAGCTATTGCTTGAGGGTCCCCTTACTGTGGATGAGCTGAGCCAGAAGACGGGAGCCAATCAGGTCTTCCTTG CTCGTATACTGCGCTATTTGGCATCTTATTATGCAGTCGAGGAGGTATCCAAAGATACCTTCACTGCATCAAATATATCTCGGACGTTTGCCGTATCTGGCCATCAAGCTGCGGTTGGACATAT GTGGAACAACTGCGGTCAGATAATCCAGATACTTCCCAGTTGGCTCAAGGAAAACAACTATCCTGACATTCAGGACAATGTCAAAACTCCTTTTCAAAAAGCCCTCAACACCGACGTACCAGCTTTCATCTATATGCAGCAGAATCCCGAGGCCCTAGGCTATTTTGTGGAGCACATGATGTCTAACCGCGCCGGTATGCCTACTTTCCTAGACGCCTACCCAgtcttggagaaggcgaCTGGTCTGAGCCCTGAAAGAGCCCTATTCGTTGATATTGGGGGTGGCTTGGGACACCAAGCAATTGGCTTCAGGCAGCGCTACCCCCAGCTCGAGGGCCGAGTGATCGTCCAGGACCTTTCCCAGACCTTAGCTCACGCCATTGACTTCCCTGGGGTGGAGAAGCAGACGTATGACTTTTTTA
- a CDS encoding copper transporter family protein (COG:P;~EggNog:ENOG410PQ6C;~InterPro:IPR007274;~PFAM:PF04145;~TransMembrane:4 (i12-36o42-62i115-132o138-154i);~go_component: GO:0016021 - integral component of membrane [Evidence IEA];~go_function: GO:0005375 - copper ion transmembrane transporter activity [Evidence IEA];~go_process: GO:0035434 - copper ion transmembrane transport [Evidence IEA]) — protein MELDHHRCLYEFLVLCIALIHPALTIAGFLSSTWHINTAGQFAVSCIAVAFLVVLLDFLRLLSKQYEDHLQRQFQRYVAAQTTSDRMQFFCGDSLEHGPTVLTFRASPWQQLARALLNTLQFGLAYIIMLIAMYYNGYMIISIFLGAFLGKVFCDRGEYRVVVARPGAKATDTTKAMEIEPGKQTEEWTTGCCG, from the coding sequence ATGGAATTGGACCACCATCGATGCCTGTATGAATTCTTAGTGCTCTGTATAGCTCTGATCCATCCAGCCCTAACCATTGCAggtttcctctcctccacctggcACATCAACACGGCGGGCCAATTCGCCGTCTCATGCATCGCAGTCGCCTTTCTCGTCGTTTTGCTCgacttcctccgcctcctaAGCAAGCAATACGAGGACCATCTCCAACGACAATTCCAGCGCTACGTTGCAGCGCAAACAACATCGGACCGCATGCAGTTTTTCTGCGGTGACAGCCTAGAGCACGGGCCAACGGTGCTTACCTTCCGAGCCAGTCCCTGGCAGCAGTTGGCGCGGGCGCTACTGAACACGCTGCAGTTCGGGCTCGCGTACATTATCATGCTGATCGCCATGTACTACAATGGGTACATGATCATCTCTATCTTCCTGGGGGCGTTTCTGGGGAAGGTGTTCTGCGACCGGGGCGAGTACCGTGTCGTGGTGGCACGGCCAGGGGCCAAGGCAACGGATACGACGAAAGCAATGGAGATAGAGCCAGGGAAACAGACAGAAGAGTGGACGACGGGTTGTTGTGGGTAG
- a CDS encoding uncharacterized protein (COG:S;~EggNog:ENOG410PPU5;~InterPro:IPR029063;~PFAM:PF13489) has translation MAIARSTSAAPKGNAFVGTEGIYNLPHHKREIDRLQRQHNFILSSTGGLLLSMPVETNATLRILDAGAADGKWKGGSPSSVRIIPLTHDAGVGTWLRSLAQHYPNQKWSLHGIDIGSALFPPPSADGPIVDLQKHDIREPIPKHLHLPESFDIVHQRYLIWGLKSSEWPQAVGNLRSVLKPGGWIQLVEAQWVDRDTPFDPVKFPTLAKMTEFQRWSTAAFGMNAYIAYELEDLLSDLGFRNIKKTSFALGYGAMAREEQWKVTSAHILVEGFRSLGHKMPPGGIPGVARTPAEYDAFLDELRDDVIKHGYAPQLNIVIGQKPSERALASL, from the coding sequence ATGGCCATTGCGAGATCCACCTCTGCCGCCCCGAAAGGCAACGCTTTCGTTGGAACCGAAGGGATTTATAACCTCCCGCACCATAAACGGGAGATCGACCGTCTCCAACGGCAGCACAACTTCATTCTGTCATCCACAGGAGGCCTTCTCCTGAGCATGCCTGTGGAGACCAATGCTACACTGAGGATTCTGGACGCTGGTGCAGCGGACGGTAAGTGGAAAGGAGGGAGCCCTTCTAGCGTCAGGATAATTCCGTTGACTCATGATGCTGGAGTAGGAACCTGGCTTCGTTCTCTAGCACAGCACTATCCCAACCAGAAATGGTCCCTTCATGGCATCGACATTGGCTCCGCGCTTTTCCCGCCCCCATCTGCAGACGGTCCGATTGTGGATCTTCAGAAGCATGATATCCGGGAGCCAATTCCAAAGCATCTGCACCTACCAGAAAGCTTCGACATCGTTCATCAACGTTATCTTATATGGGGCCTGAAAAGCTCGGAATGGCCACAGGCCGTGGGAAACTTGCGTTCAGTGTTGAAGCCTGGAGGCTGGATTCAGCTCGTGGAAGCCCAATGGGTAGATCGTGACACACCATTTGATCCTGTTAAGTTCCCTACCCTTGCCAAGATGACGGAGTTCCAAAGGTGGAGCACTGCTGCTTTCGGGATGAATGCTTATATTGCTTATGAACTGGAGGATTTGCTCAGTGACCTGGGGTTTAGGAACATTAAGAAAACATCGTTCGCTTTGGGGTATGGTGCCATGGCTAGAGAGGAGCAGTGGAAAGTGACCTCTGCTCATATATTGGTGGAAGGATTCCGCAGCCTCGGGCATAAAATGCCCCCTGGCGGTATCCCTGGGGTGGCAAGAACCCCGGCTGAGTACGATGCTTTCTTGGACGAGTTGCGGGACGACGTGATAAAGCATGGATATGCGCCGCAGCTGAATATTGTCATTGGGCAGAAGCCCTCGGAACGGGCTTTAGCCTCACTCTGA
- a CDS encoding uncharacterized protein (COG:O;~EggNog:ENOG410PW61;~InterPro:IPR027417,IPR000641;~go_function: GO:0005524 - ATP binding [Evidence IEA]) yields MSTGNCSSFANEAVGEFVDCMTKPRYSRKPVIVLAGYSDDMDRLPHINTGLRSRFPTDIVFPSMSPAHCLEYLEVQLGKLQIRVDRSPTISEREDSTVRDLFARLQKTRSWANAWDVETLARNIVFEVYKSQRGTSDSDLSVSMDDIMNCLDDMPDQRDQSSE; encoded by the coding sequence ATGTCCACTGGCAACTGCTCGAGCTTTGCTAATGAAGCTGTTGGAGAATTTGTCGACTGTATGACAAAGCCACGCTACTCTCGCAAGCCCGTGATTGTCCTAGCTGGCTACTCGGATGATATGGATAGGCTACCTCATATTAATACGGGTTTACGGTCTCGGTTCCCCACCGATATTGTCTTTCCCTCGATGAGCCCAGCTCACTGCCTCGAATATCTTGAAGTGCAGCTAGGGAAGCTCCAGATAAGAGTGGATCGGAGCCCTACCATTAGTGAACGGGAAGATTCAACTGTTCGGGACCTGTTTGCCCGGTTGCAAAAGACAAGGTCTTGGGCAAATGCCTGGGATGTTGAAACACTGGCCCGCAATATCGTTTTCGAGGTGTACAAGAGTCAACGGGGCACCAGTGACTCCGACCTCAGCGTTTCTATGGACGATATTATGAACTGTCTAGATGACATGCCAGACCAGCGCGACCAGTCTTCTGAATAA
- a CDS encoding uncharacterized protein (COG:S;~EggNog:ENOG410Q04N;~SECRETED:SignalP(1-16)) — MNLLTTLYLLFPFTLAHPTNPLTAALDIAHDATQSAANIISSTPNIITSSAPYDLVSDLCTPTGANYCNLGIATYAPNGRVQLRETYVYDRSCRGLGALPQSLDTGHWSLHSLLPWTVEVDVKGGGNKPEGDAWYAGRKIDLGKKMACKNCAGGLKDWQCCRVVFDCR; from the coding sequence ATgaacctcctcaccaccctctaccttctcttccccttcaccCTCGCCcacccaaccaaccccctAACCGCCGCCCTGGACATCGCCCACGACGCCACCCAATCCGCTGCCAatatcatctcctccacccccaatatCATCACCTCCTCTGCGCCCTACGACCTCGTCTCCGACCTCTGCACCCCAACAGGCGCAAACTACTGCAACCTTGGAATCGCCACGTACGCACCCAACGGCCGGGTCCAGCTGCGCGAGACCTACGTCTACGATCGCTCCTGCAGGGGACTTGGAGCCCTTCCTCAGAGTCTCGATACAGGCCACTGGTCTCTGCATTCGTTGCTGCCGTGGACGGTGGAGGTTGATGTTAAGGGCGGTGGGAACAAGCCGGAGGGCGATGCTTGGTATGCCGGACGGAAAATCGatttggggaagaagatggcgtGTAAGAATTGTGCGGGGGGCTTGAAGGATTGGCAGTGTTGTAGGGTGGTGTTTGATTGTCGGTAG
- a CDS encoding ferric reductase family protein (COG:P,Q;~EggNog:ENOG410PJDJ;~InterPro:IPR013112,IPR017927,IPR013130,IPR013121, IPR039261;~PFAM:PF08022,PF01794,PF08030;~TransMembrane:6 (o47-66i122-144o164-182i203-225o245-261i282-311o);~go_function: GO:0016491 - oxidoreductase activity [Evidence IEA];~go_process: GO:0055114 - oxidation-reduction process [Evidence IEA]) — MGHIQDFSQDSAMEYHWGYVARQVPCTKDAGTCAYLDAVYHGHDVSMLYSFILWAVVVGILFLWALGGRLVRFDRSVARTSPKPVRQSAPYRLSRTIQALVRRHLLPEALPWVFGHTTRLQVLIFLIISGYLLVFTLVGITYKTWVTPISGSSLNNTRSGLGPWADRIGVLAFALTPLSILLSSRESLLSLITGVPYHHFNFLHRWLGWVIYFQSAMHTIGWTIVEGKLYQPQPAQWNSFITQPYIIWGIVAMILLSFLVFHSTKRGIQLTGYEFFRKAHYVVAMVYVGACWAHWSHLYCWMLASLVVWFLDRGFRLVRVFVLHHLNVPTTTSSTTGGLHIPHAAIQLHPNPDDGDIIRLDFHHNHDPWHIGQHFFLCFPQLSLWQAHPLTPCSVPDTLPTGQPHTYIIRARKGLTRELAQLARISSQNSQPSDGETTTMTSAGPTTPVILCGPYGQSIMEETSTAGSSNLLCIAGGTGITFVLPPLLHLLSNASTSKSQPTQILELIWIIRRKADMQWIAPELDILQRLASTHSNTFRVRIFVTRETAPVPKVSDLEKSPCCAGSSASSDSGVAVQYTLSSEDAAVAGTAAAAHHHPDLEDIVEDFLDRVVDGPTRVFASGPAGMITTLRTAVAGRNRPGRVWRGEERWDVQLVHDDRVEW; from the coding sequence atggGACATATTCAGGACTTCTCCCAGGATTCCGCCATGGAATACCACTGGGGGTATGTTGCCCGCCAGGTCCCCTGCACCAAAGATGCCGGTACCTGCGCCTATTTGGACGCGGTTTACCACGGCCACGATGTCAGCATGCTCTACAGCTTCATTCTGTGGGCGGTGGTCGTGGGAATATTGTTCCTATGGGCGTTGGGGGGACGCCTCGTTCGGTTTGATCGATCTGTAGCCAGGACCTCGCCCAAGCCTGTCCGCCAGAGTGCTCCCTACCGTCTTTCGCGGACGATCCAGGCGCTTGTCCGGCGACATCTGCTCCCGGAAGCCTTGCCCTGGGTGTTTGGACATACCACACGTCTGCAAGTCCTTATATTCCTGATAATTTCCGGGTATCTGCTGGTATTTACCCTGGTGGGTATCACCTACAAGACCTGGGTCACTCCCATTAGCGGCAGTTCGCTCAACAACACGCGCAGTGGATTGGGTCCGTGGGCGGACCGCATCGGTGTGCTGGCGTTCGCCCTCACGCCATTGTCCATCCTGCTCTCCAGCCGGGAATCATTGCTTTCGCTGATTACCGGCGTTCCATACCAtcacttcaacttcctccaccgCTGGCTGGGATGGGTGATCTACTTCCAGTCGGCCATGCACACCATCGGCTGGACCATCGTTGAGGGAAAGCTCTACCAGCCGCAGCCCGCGCAGTGGAATAGCTTCATCACGCAGCCGTACATCATCTGGGGCATCGTGGCCATGATCCTGCTCTCCTTCCTGGTCTTCCACAGCACTAAGCGCGGCATTCAGCTGACGGGCTACGAGTTCTTCCGCAAGGCCCACTACGTAGTCGCCATGGTCTATGTCGGGGCCTGCTGGGCGCATTGGTCACACCTGTACTGCTGGATGCTGGCCTCGCTGGTAGTCTGGTTCCTGGACCGGGGGTTCCGCCTCGTTCGCGTCTTCGTGCTGCATCATCTGAACGTCCCGACCACGACGTCTTCCACCACCGGAGGGTTGCACATCCCGCACGCCGCGATCCAGTTGCACCCCAACCCGGACGATGGCGACATCATCCGCCTTGACTTTCACCATAATCACGACCCCTGGCACATCGGCCAgcacttcttcctctgcttcccgCAGTTGAGTCTGTGGCAAGCTCACCCACTCACCCCCTGCAGCGTACCAGACACCTTACCCACCGGCCAGCCGCACACCTACATCATCCGCGCCCGGAAGGGACTGACGCGGGAACTCGCCCAACTCGCACGCATCTCGTCACAAAATTCTCAACCGAGTGACGGTGAGACCACCACAATGACGAGCGCCGGCCCCACAACCCCAGTTATTCTCTGTGGGCCTTACGGCCAGTCCATCATGGAGGAAACCTCAACCGCTGGAAGCAGCAACCTCCTCTGCATTGCCGGCGGGACTGGCATCACCTTCGTGCTCCCCCCACTTCTCCATTTACTCAGCAACGCATCCACTTCCAAGTCCCAACCGACGCAGATCCTCGAACTCATCTGGATCATCCGCCGCAAGGCCGACATGCAATGGATCGCCCCGGAGCTCGACATCCTGCAGCGTCTGGCATCCACCCACTCGAACACGTTCAGAGTTCGCATTTTCGTGACACGGGAGACGGCGCCAGTCCCTAAGGTCTCCGACCTCGAGAAATCGCCCTGCTGTGCGGGGTCGAGTGCGTCGTCGGACTCTGGGGTTGCGGTGCAGTATACCCTCTCATCTGAAGACGCTGCAGTCGCTGggacagcggcagcggcccatcatcatccagaccTCGAGGACATTGTCGAGGATTTCCTGGATCGGGTGGTCGATGGTCCGACGCGGGTGTTCGCCAGCGGTCCGGCGGGGATGATTACCACGCTGCGGACAGCGGTGGCGGGGCGGAATCGACCGGGAAGGGTATGGCGCGGGGAGGAACGATGGGATGTGCAATTAGTGCATGATGACCGGGTGGAGTGGTGA